Proteins from a single region of Phycisphaeraceae bacterium D3-23:
- a CDS encoding sigma-70 family RNA polymerase sigma factor → MATPTYRIEHYRNFPEDENDGNEPITEGSLARKRWSSVPYNEADTFFGDEAEYHDSDDTDGPRKKPVPPRPRSHMDNLPKPDETPENWYARIVGDYYRFLYATAYPIVRNAADAEDAVQTAVMNGLKRLDHLNDPRAIVSWLAMIVRNASLDVVRKRKRTAGGPGSADAEEIQVAADEADATFQMDDDQRSIVFAAVAELPESQAAVITLRHVEGLDIAELSERLDITPNNARVRLFRAYEKLRASPTVRQALGMDD, encoded by the coding sequence GTGGCCACCCCTACCTACCGTATCGAGCACTACCGGAACTTCCCCGAGGACGAAAACGACGGCAACGAGCCGATCACCGAGGGCTCCCTCGCCCGTAAGCGGTGGTCCAGCGTGCCTTACAATGAGGCCGACACGTTCTTCGGCGATGAAGCCGAGTACCACGATTCGGACGACACCGATGGGCCTCGCAAGAAGCCCGTGCCGCCCCGGCCCCGCTCGCACATGGACAACCTCCCCAAGCCCGACGAGACCCCGGAAAACTGGTACGCCCGCATCGTGGGCGACTACTACCGGTTCCTCTACGCCACGGCCTACCCCATCGTCCGCAACGCCGCAGACGCCGAGGACGCCGTGCAGACCGCCGTCATGAACGGCCTCAAACGACTCGACCACCTCAACGACCCCCGCGCGATCGTCTCCTGGCTCGCCATGATCGTGCGAAACGCCTCGCTCGACGTCGTCCGAAAGCGTAAACGCACGGCGGGCGGGCCCGGCTCCGCCGACGCCGAGGAGATCCAGGTCGCCGCAGACGAAGCCGACGCGACCTTCCAGATGGACGACGACCAGCGGTCCATCGTCTTCGCGGCCGTCGCCGAGTTGCCCGAGTCCCAGGCCGCAGTGATCACGCTCCGCCACGTCGAAGGGCTCGACATCGCCGAGCTCTCCGAGCGTCTGGATATCACGCCCAATAACGCCCGGGTCCGGCTGTTCCGCGCCTACGAAAAACTCCGCGCCAGCCCGACGGTCCGCCAGGCGCTGGGGATGGATGACTAG
- a CDS encoding S8 family serine peptidase — protein sequence MLDAMGGADGTGVRVAVVDTGIEHDHPWLGGKLAASYVVETQSALDSENKTSGDRAEVRPTEPMDVCGHGTAAAGQIRRIAPGSELLSIRVLSASREGSSEALVEALRWLSTQDVGVVNMSLSTLRLALALRIGQAVDDLYARNVCCVCAKGYQQDGRDYPTSFASTVGVTYAQLRTAELRPRNNDLVEFEASGVGNTVAWHNGTTRRVTGSSYATPLVTGLLARWLELDPALTPYQLKTLLHAYATRQADGWWLPWMEDAEHTPG from the coding sequence ATGCTTGATGCGATGGGCGGGGCCGACGGCACGGGCGTGCGCGTCGCGGTCGTCGATACCGGCATTGAGCACGACCACCCGTGGCTGGGCGGGAAGCTCGCGGCGTCGTATGTCGTTGAAACCCAAAGCGCGCTGGATAGCGAAAACAAAACTTCCGGGGACCGGGCCGAGGTCCGCCCTACCGAGCCGATGGATGTCTGCGGCCACGGTACCGCCGCCGCCGGTCAAATCCGACGCATCGCCCCCGGAAGTGAGCTCCTGAGTATCCGTGTGCTGAGCGCCTCACGCGAGGGCTCGTCCGAAGCGCTCGTCGAGGCGCTCCGCTGGCTGAGCACGCAGGATGTCGGCGTGGTCAACATGTCGCTGTCCACGCTTCGCCTGGCGCTCGCGCTGCGCATCGGCCAGGCCGTCGACGACCTCTACGCACGCAACGTGTGCTGTGTCTGCGCCAAGGGCTACCAGCAGGACGGCCGCGACTACCCCACCAGCTTCGCCTCGACCGTCGGCGTGACCTACGCCCAGCTCCGCACCGCCGAGCTCCGCCCCCGGAATAATGACCTCGTTGAGTTTGAAGCATCGGGCGTGGGCAACACCGTCGCCTGGCATAACGGCACGACCCGCCGCGTCACCGGCTCCAGCTACGCCACCCCCCTGGTCACGGGCCTGCTCGCCCGCTGGCTCGAACTCGACCCGGCACTCACCCCCTATCAGCTCAAGACACTGCTCCACGCCTACGCGACCCGGCAAGCCGACGGCTGGTGGCTGCCGTGGATGGAGGATGCGGAACACACGCCGGGGTAA
- a CDS encoding DinB family protein, which produces MDLLDRLLQHDAWTTRRLMELCLPLSDEQLDRDFALGPGTLRKLWHHVVGNAVGWTALMQGVEPEQPRLTADAPIALMIEHYDRAAAALYTLARRIQDDGRLDDTFLDHLDDPPVLKPFGGAILHLATHGMHHRAQALYMMRKLGIANVPEGDALEWEHDHTGGWSTPDSRG; this is translated from the coding sequence ATGGACCTCCTCGACCGCCTCCTCCAACACGACGCGTGGACGACGCGACGGCTGATGGAACTCTGCCTGCCGTTGTCGGACGAACAGCTCGACCGCGACTTCGCGCTCGGGCCGGGCACACTCCGCAAGCTCTGGCACCATGTCGTCGGCAACGCGGTGGGCTGGACGGCGTTGATGCAGGGTGTTGAGCCCGAGCAGCCCCGGCTCACCGCCGACGCGCCGATCGCGCTGATGATCGAGCACTACGACCGCGCCGCCGCCGCGCTCTACACCCTCGCGCGGCGCATCCAGGACGACGGCCGACTCGACGACACCTTCCTCGACCACCTCGACGACCCGCCCGTCTTGAAACCGTTCGGCGGCGCGATCCTCCACCTCGCCACGCACGGCATGCACCACCGCGCCCAAGCCCTCTACATGATGCGCAAGCTCGGCATCGCAAACGTCCCCGAAGGCGACGCGCTCGAGTGGGAGCACGACCACACCGGCGGCTGGTCCACACCCGACTCGCGCGGATAG
- a CDS encoding nucleotidyltransferase family protein: protein MTLIQYTGDRLWARMERAVDKVQARLGRAAAALDRAGVPYAVVGGLAVRVWVAQADEAAVRNTRDVDLLVRRADLDAIKDAMDAAGFVFRQSAGLTMFLDNEQSSPRDAVHLVFAGEMVRDDDPEPNPSPNDDDSVSVGDLRVLELESLVRMKLNSHRLKDRVHLLDLLEVGLIDDTWPGKFPAPLSDRLQHLIDHPDA, encoded by the coding sequence ATGACTTTGATCCAGTACACGGGCGATCGGCTTTGGGCCAGGATGGAGCGGGCGGTGGACAAGGTGCAGGCGCGTTTGGGGCGGGCGGCGGCGGCCCTGGACCGGGCCGGGGTGCCCTACGCCGTCGTCGGCGGGCTCGCGGTGCGGGTGTGGGTCGCCCAGGCCGATGAGGCGGCGGTCCGCAACACGCGCGATGTGGACCTGCTCGTTCGGCGTGCCGATCTGGATGCGATCAAGGACGCGATGGACGCGGCCGGGTTTGTGTTCCGCCAGTCGGCCGGACTCACGATGTTCTTGGACAATGAACAATCCAGCCCGCGTGACGCGGTCCACCTTGTCTTCGCGGGCGAGATGGTGCGCGACGACGACCCCGAGCCCAACCCTTCGCCCAACGACGATGATTCAGTGTCGGTGGGTGATCTGCGTGTCCTCGAACTCGAATCCCTCGTCCGCATGAAGCTCAACAGCCATCGCCTCAAGGACCGCGTCCACCTGCTCGACCTGCTCGAGGTCGGGCTGATCGACGACACCTGGCCCGGCAAGTTCCCCGCGCCGCTCTCTGACCGGCTACAGCACCTCATTGACCACCCCGACGCCTGA
- a CDS encoding ATP-grasp domain-containing protein, with product MPTLILTPRYTEDSQALWRAASQLGWDVERLQTWRIPESLRSVGQPVLYVEALFGPTLAEDLGLALVEPPIDWLPNLPEPLRKRKITLTTLDEARKLTRPAFVKPPNDKSFPAKVYATGNDLPDDFDDDTPVLVSDIVHWETEFRCFVLDGKPQAISIYLRDGELQREHNFAATPSELAQATEYIKQVIADPNVSIGKTAVLDVGTIRDRGWAVIEQNAAWGAGIYGCDPVRVLSVLEHVASSIKRA from the coding sequence ATGCCAACTCTCATCCTCACACCACGATACACCGAAGACTCACAGGCCCTCTGGCGGGCGGCTTCACAGTTGGGCTGGGATGTTGAGCGGCTGCAGACTTGGCGGATACCCGAATCACTGCGATCTGTCGGGCAGCCGGTCTTGTACGTTGAAGCTTTGTTTGGGCCTACCCTCGCGGAAGACCTCGGCTTGGCACTCGTCGAACCACCCATCGACTGGCTACCCAATCTGCCCGAGCCGCTGCGAAAGCGCAAGATCACTTTGACCACACTTGACGAAGCGAGAAAGCTCACTCGCCCCGCCTTCGTCAAGCCGCCCAACGACAAAAGTTTCCCAGCCAAGGTCTATGCCACTGGCAACGACCTTCCTGACGACTTCGATGACGACACACCCGTACTGGTGAGTGACATCGTGCATTGGGAAACTGAGTTCCGCTGTTTTGTGCTCGACGGCAAGCCACAAGCCATCTCGATTTACTTACGTGACGGCGAGTTGCAACGTGAACACAACTTTGCGGCCACCCCATCCGAGTTGGCGCAAGCCACCGAGTATATAAAGCAGGTCATTGCTGACCCCAACGTGTCTATTGGAAAAACCGCCGTGCTGGATGTTGGGACGATCCGAGACCGTGGGTGGGCTGTCATCGAACAAAACGCCGCGTGGGGCGCGGGTATCTATGGCTGCGACCCAGTTCGCGTCCTGTCGGTCTTGGAACACGTTGCATCATCGATCAAGCGAGCATAG
- a CDS encoding sulfatase — MKTITHLFALLSALLLPALAACSGGPRPADTTLPVSLQPSNDIAQTQDAPPPNIVIIFTDDQGYGDLSCFGHPTIHTPHLDALAADGMKLTQCYVASPVCSPSRAALLTGCYPKRVGMHQHVVFPMTAYGLDTDETTIADMLRQHGYATGCFGKWHLGHRPGLMPTDQGFDTYYGVPYSNDMSAVHRRPGHNYQFLLPLMRNNEVLEWEPDQRYLTRDCTQEAVAFIEENKDEPFFVYLPHSMPHIPLYASEDFEGTSPRGLYGDVIEEIDWSVGQIVATLEEHGLTDNTLIFFTSDNGPWLPFKLDGGSAGLLRGGKGSNWEGGQRVPAIIALPGTIPPGSVCREVVTTMDLLPTIAAMTGATLSDRRIDGHDVTPLLTGDPNATSPTDAFLYYTSHGELAGIRRGPWKLLLENGQLFHLDHDPSEQYNLANNNANRVAELRALAAAMDAEITEHARPRLVVEELLFDPKKPE, encoded by the coding sequence ATGAAAACGATCACCCACCTGTTCGCGCTCCTGTCCGCCTTGCTGCTCCCCGCACTCGCCGCCTGCAGCGGTGGGCCGAGGCCGGCCGATACGACACTCCCCGTCTCGCTGCAACCCAGCAACGACATCGCCCAAACGCAGGATGCCCCGCCCCCCAACATCGTCATCATCTTCACCGACGACCAGGGCTACGGCGACCTCTCCTGCTTCGGCCACCCCACCATCCACACCCCCCACCTCGATGCGCTCGCCGCCGACGGCATGAAGCTCACCCAGTGCTACGTCGCCTCCCCCGTCTGCTCGCCCTCACGCGCCGCGCTCCTCACCGGCTGCTACCCCAAACGCGTCGGCATGCACCAGCATGTCGTCTTCCCCATGACCGCCTACGGCCTGGACACCGACGAAACCACCATCGCCGACATGCTCCGCCAGCACGGCTACGCCACCGGCTGCTTCGGCAAGTGGCACCTCGGACACCGACCCGGACTCATGCCCACCGACCAGGGCTTCGACACCTACTACGGCGTGCCCTACTCCAACGACATGTCGGCCGTGCACCGCCGACCCGGGCACAACTACCAGTTCCTGCTCCCGCTGATGCGCAACAACGAGGTCCTCGAATGGGAGCCCGACCAGCGTTACCTCACACGCGATTGCACGCAGGAAGCAGTTGCGTTTATTGAGGAGAACAAGGACGAGCCGTTCTTCGTCTACCTGCCCCACTCGATGCCGCACATACCCTTGTACGCCTCCGAAGACTTCGAAGGCACCAGCCCGCGCGGGCTCTATGGCGACGTCATCGAAGAGATCGACTGGAGCGTCGGCCAGATCGTCGCCACCCTCGAAGAACACGGGCTGACCGACAACACGCTCATTTTCTTCACCAGCGACAACGGCCCCTGGCTGCCGTTCAAACTCGACGGCGGCTCGGCCGGTCTCCTGCGCGGCGGCAAGGGCTCCAACTGGGAAGGCGGCCAACGCGTCCCCGCCATCATCGCCCTGCCCGGCACCATCCCCCCCGGAAGCGTGTGCCGGGAGGTCGTGACCACCATGGACCTCCTGCCCACCATCGCCGCGATGACCGGCGCGACGCTAAGCGACCGCCGCATCGACGGCCACGACGTCACCCCCCTGCTCACGGGTGACCCCAACGCGACCAGCCCTACCGACGCCTTCCTCTACTACACCTCCCACGGCGAACTCGCCGGCATCCGCCGCGGCCCGTGGAAACTCCTCCTCGAAAACGGCCAGCTCTTCCACCTCGACCACGACCCCAGCGAGCAATACAACCTCGCCAACAACAACGCCAACCGCGTCGCCGAGCTCCGCGCCCTGGCGGCCGCCATGGACGCCGAGATCACCGAACACGCGAGGCCACGGCTGGTGGTTGAGGAACTGCTGTTTGATCCGAAGAAGCCGGAGTAA
- a CDS encoding ACP phosphodiesterase, whose product MNFLAHLVLAPDTPEGMAGALAPDLIRGPLPVDLAPGVLEAAREHQSIDHATDQHRAFLAVRDRLRPTVDRFAGIVADVFFDHALAAAWGRHGRAEPMPDYTTRVGQTLTNHHDLMPDPMHEAIGLMLRHHWLNTYATPQGMRLTLERMSKRFANRLKIEVDLAPTADLLNTGPPAWLTEAFDDLWPDLQQHVQRRRATRGLPKTPAA is encoded by the coding sequence GTGAACTTCTTGGCCCATCTGGTTCTTGCACCGGACACGCCCGAGGGGATGGCCGGGGCCTTAGCCCCCGACCTCATCCGTGGGCCGCTGCCCGTCGACCTCGCGCCCGGCGTGCTCGAGGCGGCACGCGAGCACCAGTCCATCGACCACGCCACCGACCAGCACCGCGCGTTTCTCGCCGTACGCGACCGACTGCGCCCGACCGTCGATCGGTTCGCGGGCATCGTCGCCGACGTTTTTTTCGACCACGCCCTCGCAGCCGCCTGGGGCAGGCACGGCCGAGCCGAGCCCATGCCCGACTACACCACGCGCGTCGGCCAAACGCTCACGAACCATCACGACCTCATGCCCGATCCCATGCACGAAGCCATCGGCCTGATGCTCCGCCATCACTGGCTCAACACCTACGCCACGCCCCAGGGCATGCGGCTCACACTCGAGCGCATGTCGAAACGCTTTGCCAACCGCCTCAAGATCGAAGTCGACCTCGCCCCTACCGCCGACCTGCTCAACACCGGCCCGCCCGCGTGGCTGACCGAGGCGTTCGACGACCTCTGGCCCG
- a CDS encoding type II toxin-antitoxin system RelE/ParE family toxin — translation MTYRLIFAPSFEEDVQEKIDWLRGQGAAERVIEAWFVKLYRQLESLTDLPRSYPVDATYTAEVGRESRKISFKDHLVLYQVDETLREVSVIAFVHGATRHT, via the coding sequence ATGACCTACCGTCTGATTTTTGCGCCATCCTTTGAAGAGGACGTTCAAGAGAAGATTGACTGGCTGCGTGGCCAGGGTGCTGCGGAGCGCGTCATTGAGGCGTGGTTCGTGAAGCTCTACCGGCAGCTGGAGAGTCTTACAGATTTGCCCAGAAGCTACCCGGTCGATGCGACATACACGGCAGAGGTCGGGCGCGAGTCACGGAAGATCAGCTTCAAGGACCACCTCGTGCTCTACCAGGTGGATGAAACGCTGCGCGAGGTCAGCGTGATCGCGTTCGTGCATGGGGCGACGCGGCATACATAA
- a CDS encoding RecQ family ATP-dependent DNA helicase produces MPPSPTELLKTHFGYDTFQPGQSEVIEHLLAGRSAAAVFPTGGGKSLCYQLPAVALPGVTLVVSPLIALMKDQIDALAKRGIPAIRLDSTLDADGYRDAMDRIRGGDLRLLYVAPERFSNERFRQLLTTLKVSLFAVDEAHCISEWGHNFRPDYLKLAGFAKHAGAERVLALTATATPKVLDDICDVFEIAPECAVRTGSYRPNLTLLLTPIEERLRDAALLERLGGRERGPTIVYVTLQRTAEEVAKRLRDAGYPAAAYHAGMDAERRTQIQDRFIASGDGVVVATIAFGMGIDKANIRYVYHYNLPKSLENYSQEVGRAGRDGEPGVCETLACGEDLCTLENFVFGDTPTPDAVASFVRAIFAHGDEFDVSLYELSAEHDIRPLVARTLLTYLELLHFIEGGTPFYANYKFKPLMPSAQILASFEGERRQFVADILARSRKAKTLFDVDVDRVANELQTSRMRVIAALDYLGEKQMLEVRAAGVRHRYRVLMRPDDLDGLVDEMVERTQRRERDELARLGQIVELIEHDGCQTAMLAQHFGETRGDCGHCSWCMNGKQPAKVPGRRRVGGEAGGAGGAAVDQGVVDQALSLRAEHPTALASPRQIARLLCGVSCPSLSKAKLTKHALFGRLDRVPFDAVMQACGDEG; encoded by the coding sequence ATGCCACCTTCACCGACCGAGCTTCTGAAAACACACTTCGGGTACGACACGTTTCAGCCGGGCCAGTCGGAGGTGATCGAGCATCTGTTGGCGGGGCGGTCGGCGGCGGCGGTGTTCCCGACGGGCGGGGGCAAGTCGCTGTGCTACCAGCTTCCGGCGGTCGCGCTGCCGGGGGTGACGCTGGTGGTGTCGCCTCTGATCGCGCTGATGAAAGACCAGATCGATGCGCTGGCCAAGCGCGGTATCCCGGCGATCCGGCTGGACTCGACGCTCGATGCGGACGGCTACCGCGACGCGATGGACCGCATCCGCGGTGGCGACCTGCGCCTGCTCTACGTCGCGCCCGAGCGGTTCAGCAACGAGCGGTTTCGCCAGCTCTTGACGACGCTGAAGGTGTCGCTGTTTGCGGTGGATGAGGCGCACTGTATTTCGGAGTGGGGGCATAACTTTCGGCCGGACTACCTGAAGCTCGCGGGGTTTGCGAAGCATGCGGGGGCCGAGCGTGTGCTGGCGCTCACGGCGACGGCGACGCCGAAGGTGCTCGACGACATCTGCGACGTCTTCGAGATCGCGCCCGAGTGTGCGGTGCGGACCGGGTCGTATCGGCCGAACCTGACGCTGCTGCTGACGCCGATCGAAGAGCGGCTGCGCGACGCGGCGCTGCTTGAGCGGCTCGGTGGGCGCGAGCGCGGGCCGACGATCGTGTATGTGACGCTGCAGCGCACGGCCGAGGAGGTCGCCAAACGCCTGCGCGACGCGGGCTACCCGGCGGCGGCGTACCACGCGGGGATGGACGCCGAGCGGCGCACGCAGATCCAGGACCGCTTCATCGCGTCGGGCGATGGCGTCGTGGTCGCGACGATCGCGTTCGGCATGGGGATCGACAAGGCCAACATCCGCTACGTCTACCACTACAACCTGCCCAAGAGTTTGGAGAACTATTCGCAGGAGGTCGGCCGAGCGGGGCGCGACGGCGAGCCGGGCGTGTGCGAGACGCTCGCGTGCGGCGAAGACCTGTGTACGCTGGAGAATTTTGTCTTTGGCGACACGCCGACGCCCGATGCGGTGGCGTCGTTTGTCCGCGCGATCTTTGCGCATGGGGACGAGTTTGATGTGAGTCTGTACGAGCTGTCGGCCGAGCACGACATCCGGCCGCTGGTCGCGCGGACGCTGCTGACGTATCTGGAATTGCTGCACTTTATCGAGGGCGGCACGCCATTTTATGCGAACTACAAGTTCAAGCCGTTGATGCCGTCGGCCCAGATCCTCGCGTCGTTCGAGGGCGAGCGCCGGCAGTTTGTCGCGGACATCCTCGCGCGGTCGCGTAAGGCGAAGACGCTGTTCGATGTGGATGTCGATCGGGTGGCGAATGAGTTACAGACGTCTCGCATGCGGGTGATCGCCGCGCTGGACTACCTCGGCGAGAAACAGATGCTCGAGGTCCGGGCGGCGGGGGTGCGCCACCGCTACCGGGTGTTGATGCGGCCCGACGACCTCGATGGGCTGGTCGATGAGATGGTCGAACGCACCCAGCGGCGTGAGCGCGACGAACTCGCACGGCTGGGGCAGATCGTCGAACTCATCGAGCACGACGGCTGCCAGACCGCGATGCTCGCGCAGCACTTCGGCGAAACGCGCGGGGATTGCGGGCATTGCTCGTGGTGCATGAACGGCAAGCAACCGGCGAAAGTGCCGGGGCGGCGGCGCGTGGGCGGCGAAGCCGGTGGGGCGGGTGGCGCGGCCGTCGATCAGGGCGTGGTGGACCAGGCCCTGTCGCTTCGCGCGGAACACCCGACCGCGCTGGCGAGCCCGCGCCAGATCGCCCGGCTGCTTTGCGGCGTGTCGTGCCCATCCTTGAGCAAGGCGAAGCTCACCAAACACGCCCTGTTTGGCCGGCTCGACCGCGTGCCGTTTGACGCGGTGATGCAGGCGTGCGGCGACGAAGGTTGA
- a CDS encoding VOC family protein has protein sequence MNGLIGGVWSDTMDKAEAGSSDTGPDAEGLGFEVAGLAYVTLYIEDYEKAVAFYTDVFGEPECKQESFMGWAMGDTWLTVFPSKTGNAPGKNPRNMEFGVRVKAPGQVDVLHARLVELGAKNAWSPEDTEMYDKMRFSCVDDPFGVRIDVYCPLV, from the coding sequence GTGAATGGACTAATCGGCGGCGTCTGGAGCGACACGATGGACAAGGCGGAAGCGGGCAGCAGCGATACCGGGCCGGACGCAGAAGGCCTGGGCTTCGAGGTCGCGGGGCTGGCGTATGTGACGCTCTACATCGAGGACTACGAGAAGGCGGTCGCGTTTTACACCGATGTCTTCGGCGAGCCGGAATGCAAACAAGAGAGCTTCATGGGCTGGGCGATGGGGGACACCTGGCTGACGGTGTTCCCGTCCAAGACGGGCAACGCCCCGGGCAAAAACCCTCGGAACATGGAGTTCGGCGTGCGTGTGAAGGCCCCGGGGCAGGTGGATGTTTTGCACGCCCGTCTCGTTGAACTTGGCGCGAAGAACGCATGGTCGCCCGAGGATACGGAGATGTATGACAAGATGCGGTTTTCTTGTGTGGACGACCCGTTCGGGGTGCGGATCGATGTGTACTGCCCGCTGGTGTAG